One Brevibacillus choshinensis genomic window carries:
- a CDS encoding response regulator transcription factor — protein MHILLVEDDPKLGPLIQYKLSQDYHTVEWVADAELAMEYLQQTHYDLYILDWMMPKKSGLMLCEEIRARNDRTPILMLTARDSIDDRVAGLTIGADDYLVKPFAFEELFARIHALARRIPVALHQEQSCEYAGIRLDRQTHEVWRDERLLNLTKKEFQLLEFFLRHPEKVLTREQIINYVWGLDAMITPNAVDAAIKLLRKKVDDGFTQKLIHNVRGVGYRLYEAEEHERV, from the coding sequence TTGCACATTCTGCTGGTAGAAGATGACCCCAAGCTGGGGCCGCTGATTCAATACAAATTAAGCCAGGACTATCATACAGTCGAATGGGTGGCAGACGCCGAGCTCGCCATGGAGTACCTGCAGCAGACCCACTATGATCTGTACATTTTAGACTGGATGATGCCCAAAAAAAGCGGGTTAATGCTATGTGAGGAAATCCGTGCCCGCAATGATCGCACCCCCATCCTGATGCTGACTGCACGGGACTCCATCGATGATCGGGTGGCTGGACTTACGATAGGAGCAGATGATTACCTGGTGAAGCCATTTGCTTTTGAAGAGCTGTTCGCCCGCATTCATGCATTGGCGAGGCGGATCCCTGTGGCTCTGCATCAGGAACAGAGCTGCGAGTACGCGGGAATCAGGCTGGACAGACAGACGCATGAGGTATGGCGAGATGAAAGGCTTCTCAACTTAACCAAAAAGGAGTTCCAGCTTCTGGAGTTTTTCCTGCGCCATCCGGAAAAAGTGCTCACTCGCGAGCAAATCATCAATTACGTCTGGGGGCTGGACGCGATGATCACTCCCAATGCGGTCGACGCAGCGATCAAGCTGCTGCGAAAAAAAGTGGACGACGGATTCACGCAAAAGCTGATTCACAACGTCAGAGGTGTCGGCTATCGTCTCTATGAAGCGGAGGAGCACGAGCGTGTTTGA
- a CDS encoding sensor histidine kinase has translation MFEQTRKRLTLMYSGMLALILLVVFVGFYWTLSAIMFRNEQSQLEAIGEKAIHEWKESRERKLLPQGSEEAGNLGERRMDFDFLQPNQLFMLLTKEEQLFKLNAEHDGELASAIQTAILEHEPGAGRMSHISVTAAGENKIFAVYRPFFAEDDVRLYLAEDVSRMEQLLHQMRWALIVTGILLLGVAALVGYWFSGRAMIPINQSYKRQKDFTTDASHEFRTPLSVILSSAEILQEKKEALPPFHQTVLQSMVDEIHRMRRLADDLLTLARSDVETNQKRSFQRVELHDLIREVAERMQIKASAKKVSVVNRVALEGAYLLGDGDSIRQLFYILLDNAVKYSEEGNEVVVDAVLEGPNRVACSVRDYGNGIPEEDLPYVFERFYRADKARSRDVEGTGLGLAIAAQIVKMHKGQISVSSTKERGTVFTVAFPIILS, from the coding sequence GTGTTTGAGCAGACGAGGAAACGATTGACCCTCATGTACAGCGGGATGCTGGCATTGATATTGCTGGTGGTGTTTGTCGGTTTCTATTGGACGCTCTCCGCCATTATGTTTCGCAACGAGCAGTCACAGCTGGAAGCAATAGGGGAAAAAGCCATTCATGAATGGAAGGAATCGCGGGAGAGAAAGCTCCTTCCCCAGGGCTCGGAGGAGGCCGGGAATCTCGGCGAGAGGAGGATGGACTTCGACTTTTTGCAGCCCAACCAGCTATTCATGCTTCTGACAAAAGAGGAGCAGCTTTTCAAACTGAATGCTGAGCATGACGGTGAGCTAGCTTCGGCTATTCAAACAGCGATTTTGGAGCATGAGCCAGGCGCAGGGAGGATGTCGCACATCTCCGTAACAGCTGCGGGAGAAAACAAAATCTTTGCCGTCTACCGTCCCTTCTTCGCGGAAGATGACGTCCGGCTCTATCTTGCAGAAGACGTTTCCCGCATGGAGCAGCTTCTGCACCAAATGAGATGGGCGTTGATTGTGACCGGAATTCTTTTGCTGGGGGTAGCGGCGCTGGTCGGATACTGGTTTTCAGGACGAGCGATGATCCCGATCAACCAGTCCTATAAAAGGCAAAAAGACTTCACAACGGATGCTTCGCACGAATTTCGCACGCCGCTGAGTGTCATATTGTCATCCGCCGAAATTTTGCAAGAAAAAAAGGAGGCGCTGCCTCCTTTTCACCAAACGGTGCTGCAAAGCATGGTGGACGAGATTCACCGAATGCGCAGGCTCGCGGATGACCTTCTGACGTTGGCCAGAAGTGATGTCGAGACCAATCAAAAGCGCTCATTTCAGCGAGTGGAATTGCACGATCTGATTCGCGAGGTCGCAGAACGGATGCAAATCAAGGCATCTGCTAAAAAAGTAAGCGTCGTTAACCGTGTCGCTCTCGAAGGGGCATATCTGTTGGGGGACGGCGACTCCATCCGTCAGTTGTTCTACATTTTGCTCGATAACGCCGTAAAGTACAGCGAAGAAGGGAACGAGGTAGTCGTAGACGCGGTTCTGGAAGGGCCAAACCGGGTGGCATGCTCGGTTCGCGACTACGGAAACGGAATCCCTGAAGAAGATTTGCCGTATGTATTCGAGCGTTTCTATCGCGCGGACAAGGCACGTTCGCGGGATGTGGAAGGAACGGGCCTCGGGCTGGCAATTGCGGCCCAAATCGTGAAAATGCACAAAGGCCAAATCAGCGTTAGCAGCACCAAGGAACGAGGCACTGTATTCACCGTTGCCTTTCCGATCATATTGAGTTAG
- a CDS encoding LytR/AlgR family response regulator transcription factor translates to MFLKTVIIDDEPAICSELEYLLKKYIDIEVTSIHYNPIDALPHIVHSEPDLLFLDIHMPGMSGLEFAKKLNQMSKPPLIIFSTAFYEHALEAFSTPAVGYLTKPILESQLDDAIKKVKTLLNKPDVYDRAATVPMLDEQVCIRKNNKIIPIQVSSIYFAFVRERDLFIATKESIEKCDLSLNELETILNRSGSFFRSHRNYILNVKQIKEIIPWFNNTYLIKMNDDSQTDIPVSRGKVKAFRSMMNL, encoded by the coding sequence ATGTTCTTGAAGACGGTTATTATTGATGACGAACCGGCTATTTGTTCCGAATTGGAATACTTGCTGAAAAAATATATCGATATCGAAGTGACATCGATCCACTACAATCCGATCGATGCGCTGCCCCATATCGTCCATTCCGAGCCAGATTTGCTTTTTCTCGATATTCACATGCCTGGCATGAGCGGCCTCGAATTCGCCAAGAAATTGAACCAGATGTCCAAGCCTCCGCTGATTATTTTTTCGACTGCTTTTTATGAGCACGCGCTGGAAGCTTTTTCGACTCCGGCTGTTGGCTACCTGACCAAACCGATCCTTGAATCTCAGCTGGATGATGCGATCAAAAAAGTGAAGACGCTTCTGAATAAGCCGGATGTGTACGATCGCGCAGCGACGGTCCCGATGCTGGATGAGCAAGTCTGCATCCGCAAAAACAACAAGATTATCCCGATCCAGGTGAGCAGCATTTATTTCGCCTTTGTCCGGGAACGAGATTTGTTCATTGCGACAAAGGAGAGCATCGAAAAATGCGACTTGTCCCTCAATGAGCTGGAAACGATCTTGAACCGGTCGGGCTCTTTCTTTCGCAGCCACCGAAACTACATCCTGAATGTGAAACAGATCAAGGAAATCATCCCTTGGTTCAACAATACGTACTTGATCAAGATGAACGACGACAGCCAGACGGATATTCCTGTCAGCAGAGGAAAAGTCAAAGCGTTTCGCAGCATGATGAACCTGTGA
- a CDS encoding LytS/YhcK type 5TM receptor domain-containing protein yields MNFTMLLRLLENISAIAVISLILGQLDYFRNIVYGKNNWMRVLILSALFGLLSVIGTEHGIRINDALANTRIVGAVVGGLIGGPVVGFISGVIGGIHRYSIGGFTAAACAISTVMAGLFGGMVSTKINLFRLKWYHIVLVGVTAELIQKVMVLLIARPFSAALELEIKIAIPTTLVTVIGLLIFTRIFLNMKMIQDQSGAQGANLALSIASQTLPHLRTGLNLDSAEKTAEIIREIARVDAVAITDREKLLSARGNVLENHLDKEALCAQVAKSVLSQNAVVHHEKDLAAPRSLRLKTVIGAPLCHHNQPIGTLQFYLKSSSFSTYQTNLNLLDGLAKLLSVQIELAEIEYHTKMRQQAEVNALQAQINPHFLFNTLGTIMSYCRTDPEQARNLIGNLSDIFRRNLKSKGNYHSLQEELDGITSYLEIEKVRFANRLKVNMEVDESLLTRKLPILTLQPIIENAIHHGLFPKVSDCLLTIRVEKYGDEVKICIEDNGVGISEERLAEIWNHHSQGIGLSNVHQRLQSIYGKEYGLQIQSKLGAGTIVSFAAPLSDS; encoded by the coding sequence ATGAATTTCACTATGCTGCTCAGACTGCTGGAAAACATCTCCGCCATCGCGGTGATCTCCCTCATCCTCGGCCAGCTGGATTACTTTCGAAACATCGTATACGGAAAAAACAATTGGATGCGGGTATTGATCCTCTCCGCGCTGTTCGGTCTCCTGTCCGTGATCGGAACCGAGCATGGAATCCGGATCAATGATGCGCTCGCCAATACGCGCATTGTCGGGGCCGTTGTGGGCGGGTTGATCGGGGGGCCTGTCGTCGGCTTTATTTCCGGCGTCATCGGAGGCATTCATCGCTATTCGATTGGCGGATTTACCGCTGCGGCTTGTGCCATCTCGACCGTCATGGCCGGCCTCTTCGGGGGAATGGTCAGTACCAAGATCAATCTGTTTCGCTTGAAATGGTACCATATTGTGCTGGTGGGCGTGACAGCCGAGCTGATCCAGAAAGTAATGGTGCTGCTCATCGCGAGGCCTTTTTCGGCGGCACTGGAGCTGGAGATAAAAATCGCCATTCCAACTACGCTCGTGACAGTCATAGGACTGTTGATCTTCACTCGTATTTTTCTCAATATGAAAATGATCCAAGACCAGTCAGGTGCTCAGGGAGCCAATCTTGCCTTGTCCATTGCAAGCCAGACTCTGCCTCATCTCCGGACAGGACTGAATCTGGATTCGGCTGAAAAAACCGCTGAAATCATTCGTGAAATCGCCAGGGTGGACGCAGTCGCCATTACCGACCGTGAGAAGCTGCTCAGCGCAAGGGGAAATGTGTTAGAGAATCATTTGGATAAAGAGGCGCTCTGCGCACAGGTGGCAAAATCCGTATTGAGCCAAAATGCAGTGGTGCACCACGAAAAAGATCTAGCCGCTCCCCGCTCGCTTCGGCTCAAAACGGTCATCGGCGCACCCTTGTGCCATCACAACCAGCCGATTGGAACGCTGCAATTCTACTTGAAAAGCTCTTCCTTCAGTACGTACCAGACCAACCTGAATTTACTGGACGGCTTGGCCAAGCTGTTATCGGTCCAAATCGAGCTGGCCGAGATCGAGTATCATACCAAGATGCGGCAGCAGGCAGAGGTGAACGCCCTGCAAGCGCAAATCAACCCGCATTTCCTGTTCAATACGCTGGGCACCATCATGTCTTATTGTCGGACAGACCCTGAACAGGCGAGAAATCTGATCGGCAATTTAAGCGACATTTTCAGACGCAATTTGAAAAGCAAGGGGAATTATCACAGCTTGCAGGAAGAGCTGGACGGAATTACCTCTTACCTCGAAATCGAAAAGGTCAGGTTCGCCAACCGCTTGAAAGTGAACATGGAGGTCGATGAATCACTGCTGACACGAAAATTGCCCATCCTGACCTTGCAGCCGATCATTGAAAACGCCATTCACCACGGCCTGTTTCCAAAAGTGAGCGATTGCCTGCTTACGATTCGCGTAGAGAAGTACGGCGATGAGGTGAAAATTTGCATTGAAGACAACGGGGTGGGAATCAGCGAGGAGCGTTTGGCCGAAATTTGGAACCACCACTCCCAGGGAATCGGTCTTTCCAATGTCCATCAGCGGCTGCAATCCATCTACGGAAAAGAGTACGGCCTGCAGATTCAAAGCAAGCTTGGTGCCGGAACGATCGTATCTTTCGCTGCCCCGTTATCCGATTCCTGA
- a CDS encoding MFS transporter, giving the protein MNQSSDREKSRRITSNIFKGSLGNLIEWYDWYAYAAFAVYFSSQFFPKGDPTSQLLNTAAVFAIGFLMRPIGSLLLGRYADRHGRRAALTLSVTIMAGGSLVIACTPGYETIGVFAPIILVLARLLQGLSLGGEYGTSATYLSEMADRGRRGFYSSFQYVTLISGQLVALGVQIILQQILSEADMHTWGWRIPFVIGALGALAVLWLRRSMDESEQYEKMGSKTRDKAGTLKELMKHPKAVMAVVGLTLGGTIAFNTYTTYLQKFMVNTVGLPKEEVSWINFIALFVFVILQPIAGALSDRIGRRPLLIGFGVLGTLFTVPLFLIMEQTKSPYMAFVLMLVGLIIVTGYTSINAIVKAELFPTEIRALGVGFPYGVTVAIFGGTAEFIALWFKSMGVESLFYYYVAACIALSLVVYWRMGESSKTSQIEAELDAEKGKKAADHRKVSSKVAN; this is encoded by the coding sequence ATGAATCAATCGAGCGATCGCGAAAAGTCGCGGCGCATCACAAGTAACATCTTTAAAGGTTCGCTCGGGAACCTGATCGAATGGTACGACTGGTATGCCTATGCTGCTTTTGCGGTATATTTTTCGTCCCAGTTCTTTCCGAAAGGTGACCCGACCAGCCAACTGCTGAATACAGCAGCCGTATTTGCCATCGGGTTTTTGATGCGTCCCATCGGGAGTTTGCTCTTGGGACGCTACGCTGACCGTCACGGGCGCCGTGCAGCGCTGACGCTGTCCGTCACCATCATGGCCGGCGGATCCTTGGTGATTGCTTGTACGCCAGGCTATGAAACGATCGGCGTGTTTGCTCCTATCATTCTCGTCCTGGCTCGCCTGCTCCAAGGCCTGTCGCTTGGCGGGGAATACGGAACATCTGCCACGTATTTGTCCGAGATGGCTGACAGAGGTCGTCGCGGTTTCTACTCCAGCTTTCAGTACGTCACACTGATCAGCGGCCAGCTGGTGGCGCTGGGTGTGCAAATTATTTTGCAGCAGATCCTTAGCGAAGCAGATATGCACACATGGGGCTGGCGCATTCCTTTCGTGATCGGTGCATTGGGCGCTCTGGCTGTACTGTGGCTGCGCCGCAGCATGGACGAATCCGAACAGTATGAGAAAATGGGCTCGAAAACGCGGGACAAGGCCGGTACGCTAAAGGAGCTGATGAAGCATCCGAAGGCAGTGATGGCGGTAGTCGGTTTGACTCTCGGGGGAACCATCGCATTCAACACGTACACGACCTATTTGCAAAAATTCATGGTGAATACAGTAGGACTGCCGAAAGAGGAAGTCAGCTGGATTAACTTTATCGCTTTGTTCGTATTCGTGATCCTGCAGCCGATTGCCGGCGCGCTGTCCGACCGGATTGGCCGACGTCCACTGCTGATTGGCTTCGGGGTTCTGGGAACATTGTTTACCGTTCCGCTGTTCCTGATCATGGAACAGACGAAAAGTCCGTACATGGCTTTCGTACTGATGCTGGTTGGTCTCATCATCGTCACAGGCTATACGTCCATCAACGCGATCGTGAAAGCCGAGCTGTTCCCAACGGAAATCCGTGCGCTGGGCGTTGGTTTCCCGTACGGGGTGACCGTGGCGATCTTCGGGGGTACAGCGGAGTTCATCGCGCTGTGGTTCAAGAGCATGGGTGTCGAGTCGCTCTTCTATTACTACGTAGCCGCTTGCATCGCATTGAGCCTCGTCGTCTACTGGCGCATGGGTGAGTCGTCGAAAACTTCCCAGATCGAAGCCGAGCTGGATGCTGAAAAAGGCAAAAAAGCTGCGGATCATCGCAAGGTGTCTTCCAAGGTAGCAAACTAA
- a CDS encoding cytochrome c oxidase subunit 2A has translation METQTNSPKKKPGQKQTGPQTGEENLQGTFAAVLIVGGIILLSWFGVFGLFLERA, from the coding sequence ATGGAGACGCAGACAAACAGCCCGAAAAAGAAGCCGGGTCAAAAGCAAACAGGCCCGCAGACGGGAGAAGAAAATCTCCAGGGAACGTTTGCCGCTGTGCTGATCGTCGGAGGGATCATTCTCCTCAGTTGGTTTGGCGTATTTGGCCTTTTCCTGGAACGTGCATAA
- a CDS encoding cytochrome c oxidase subunit II, whose translation MHLHRYEKIWLMLGGGALALFILLLCVNAFAMGMAPPSNMEMIDPAKVTETPPFDKPGLKQVGDQEYDAYMTAFAFGFSPTKMEVPVGSTVNFHVTSPDVIHGFQIPGTNVNFMVMPGHINSATYTFDKPGEYLIICNEYCGAGHQVMATTIIVK comes from the coding sequence ATGCATTTGCATCGGTATGAAAAAATTTGGTTGATGCTCGGCGGTGGCGCCTTGGCGTTGTTTATCCTGCTGCTGTGCGTCAATGCGTTTGCGATGGGGATGGCGCCACCCAGCAATATGGAAATGATTGACCCGGCGAAGGTCACGGAGACGCCGCCTTTTGATAAACCGGGCCTGAAGCAGGTAGGCGATCAGGAGTACGACGCCTACATGACAGCTTTTGCATTTGGCTTCTCGCCAACGAAGATGGAAGTCCCGGTCGGTTCTACGGTGAACTTTCACGTCACGAGCCCGGATGTCATCCACGGTTTTCAGATACCCGGAACGAACGTCAATTTTATGGTGATGCCCGGGCATATCAACTCGGCGACCTACACCTTTGACAAACCGGGCGAGTATCTAATCATTTGCAACGAATACTGCGGCGCCGGTCATCAGGTGATGGCGACCACGATCATTGTGAAATAA
- a CDS encoding b(o/a)3-type cytochrome-c oxidase subunit 1, giving the protein MVIARKVETDRLPAAVTRPAARLGLSYVWVAYIAFGLAALAGMLQGMVRGGIIELPSWTNYYQILTAHGVLMALIFTTFFIVGFLLTGVARTTGGSLHGTALGWGWAGWILMVLGTLMAVVTIVMNEASVLYTFYAPLKASPYFYVGAALLVVGSWFAGFAVFASYRKWKREHPGQISPLFVFMSVTTFVMWIIATLPVAVEVIFQLIPWSLGISPTINIMLSRTLFWFFGHPLVYFWLMPAYIAWYVCVPRIIGGNVFSDSLSRLAFILLLLFSIPVGFHHQLMEPGISAGWKMIHVTLTLIVVIPSLMTAFSMFAIFESTGRKKGGLGLFGWLKKLPWTDVRFFAPFAGMLFFIPGGAGGIINASNQINAVVHNTIWVTGHFHITVGAAVALTFFGVSFWLIPVLTGRTLTRTANRMGMVQTVFWSVGMFLMSFAMHTMGLSGAPRRTDYTTYMDHPTALGWMDYQRMMAFGGGLLFVSAILLILILLYLTFYAPKGYMEYPIGETEKEQHVPRLLERWPVWIGLVAFLIVLAYGYPILEQIQHQAPGSPPFKTW; this is encoded by the coding sequence ATGGTAATCGCACGAAAGGTTGAAACGGATCGGCTGCCTGCTGCTGTCACACGTCCTGCTGCCCGCCTCGGATTGTCCTATGTTTGGGTGGCGTATATCGCATTTGGACTTGCGGCTCTGGCAGGGATGCTGCAAGGCATGGTGCGTGGCGGGATCATCGAGCTGCCTAGCTGGACGAATTACTATCAGATTTTGACTGCCCACGGTGTGCTGATGGCACTTATTTTTACCACGTTTTTCATCGTCGGCTTTCTTTTGACTGGCGTAGCGCGCACGACGGGCGGATCGCTGCATGGAACGGCTCTCGGATGGGGCTGGGCTGGCTGGATTCTGATGGTCTTGGGTACATTGATGGCCGTCGTCACCATCGTGATGAACGAGGCTTCGGTCCTGTATACGTTTTATGCGCCACTGAAGGCATCCCCGTACTTTTACGTGGGAGCGGCGCTTCTGGTCGTCGGCAGCTGGTTCGCAGGCTTTGCGGTTTTTGCCAGCTACCGTAAATGGAAACGGGAGCACCCGGGGCAGATTTCGCCACTCTTCGTCTTCATGTCGGTCACGACGTTTGTGATGTGGATCATCGCGACGCTTCCGGTAGCAGTCGAGGTTATTTTTCAGCTCATTCCCTGGTCGCTGGGCATCTCTCCGACGATCAACATCATGCTCAGTCGCACCTTGTTCTGGTTTTTCGGGCATCCTTTAGTTTACTTCTGGCTGATGCCGGCCTACATCGCTTGGTATGTGTGTGTGCCACGGATCATCGGAGGGAATGTTTTCAGTGACTCGCTCAGCCGTCTCGCGTTTATTCTCTTGCTGCTGTTCTCGATCCCGGTCGGCTTTCACCATCAGTTGATGGAGCCGGGCATCTCGGCTGGGTGGAAGATGATTCACGTGACGCTGACGCTCATCGTCGTCATACCGTCGCTCATGACTGCCTTCTCCATGTTTGCGATCTTCGAATCAACCGGACGCAAAAAAGGAGGGCTGGGCCTCTTTGGCTGGCTGAAGAAGCTGCCATGGACGGATGTGCGCTTTTTCGCACCGTTTGCAGGGATGCTGTTCTTTATCCCAGGGGGAGCGGGCGGAATCATCAATGCAAGTAACCAGATCAATGCCGTGGTGCACAATACCATTTGGGTAACCGGACACTTCCACATTACCGTGGGGGCCGCAGTGGCACTGACGTTCTTTGGGGTCAGCTTTTGGCTGATACCGGTACTGACCGGCCGCACACTCACTCGCACTGCGAATCGGATGGGAATGGTGCAGACTGTCTTTTGGTCCGTAGGGATGTTCCTGATGTCGTTTGCGATGCACACGATGGGACTCTCAGGGGCGCCGCGCAGGACTGATTATACGACCTATATGGATCATCCGACGGCATTGGGCTGGATGGATTATCAGCGGATGATGGCATTCGGAGGCGGTCTGCTGTTCGTATCGGCGATCCTCTTGATCCTGATTCTTTTGTACCTGACATTCTACGCACCGAAAGGGTATATGGAGTACCCGATCGGAGAGACAGAGAAGGAACAGCATGTCCCGCGTTTGCTGGAGCGCTGGCCGGTATGGATTGGTCTCGTCGCTTTCCTGATCGTGCTCGCTTACGGCTATCCGATCTTGGAGCAAATCCAGCACCAGGCACCGGGCTCCCCGCCGTTTAAAACTTGGTGA
- a CDS encoding SDR family NAD(P)-dependent oxidoreductase has product MQFTDKIVIVTGAGSGIGRAIAGMYAAHGAHVVIAERNAEMGEAAAQAINASDSSTGTATFHQVDVSQPKDIEQLMQMTDERWGRLDVLVNNAGLSTWESPYELAVEAWDHILNTNLRSVFLGSREAAKIMRKHGGGAILNMSSSRAHMSEPNTEAYAASKGGILALTHALAVSLGPDGIRVNAISPGWIENGDYSALRPEDHEQHPAGRVGVPDDIARACLFLTQKDNDFITGTELVIDGGMTRKMIYLP; this is encoded by the coding sequence ATGCAATTCACGGATAAGATTGTCATTGTCACGGGAGCAGGCAGCGGTATCGGACGGGCTATCGCCGGAATGTATGCGGCCCATGGCGCTCATGTGGTAATTGCCGAGCGGAACGCAGAAATGGGCGAAGCGGCAGCCCAAGCCATAAATGCATCAGACAGCTCAACTGGAACCGCTACTTTCCACCAGGTAGACGTCAGCCAGCCGAAGGACATCGAGCAGTTGATGCAGATGACAGACGAACGCTGGGGGAGACTGGACGTATTGGTCAACAATGCCGGCCTTTCCACCTGGGAATCTCCCTACGAGCTCGCAGTGGAGGCATGGGATCATATACTCAATACCAATTTGCGCAGCGTTTTCCTCGGTTCGCGGGAGGCGGCCAAAATCATGCGCAAGCACGGCGGCGGTGCGATCCTCAACATGTCTTCGTCCCGTGCGCACATGTCTGAGCCCAATACCGAGGCATACGCTGCCTCCAAAGGCGGCATTCTCGCCTTGACCCACGCCTTGGCTGTTTCACTCGGTCCGGACGGCATCCGTGTCAACGCGATCTCCCCAGGATGGATTGAAAATGGCGATTACTCCGCCCTTCGTCCAGAGGATCACGAACAGCACCCGGCCGGACGTGTCGGTGTGCCGGATGACATTGCCCGCGCTTGCCTGTTCTTGACGCAAAAGGACAATGATTTCATTACCGGAACCGAGCTGGTCATCGACGGCGGGATGACTCGCAAAATGATTTACCTGCCGTAG
- a CDS encoding nitroreductase family protein, with translation MQTEMKLTAEQAMEARHSVRKYDPNAVIPQGELNEILRLASTAPSSWNLQHWRFLVVTDPAIKQKLLPIAYNQQQVVDAYATIIILGDLEADKAAAVVYDKALAKGLVSQQVRDTMVGQVEGAYKNNPEIARDEAIRNSSYAAMQLMLAAKSKGYDTCPMGGYDKAKLIEALNIPPRYIPSLMLTLGKASVQAHPTERLSLDELVIENSF, from the coding sequence GTGCAAACTGAAATGAAATTAACAGCCGAACAGGCGATGGAAGCGAGACATAGCGTACGTAAATACGATCCGAATGCTGTGATTCCCCAAGGCGAACTGAACGAAATTCTGCGTCTGGCTTCTACAGCGCCTTCCTCATGGAACCTGCAGCACTGGCGTTTTCTCGTGGTGACCGATCCGGCAATCAAGCAAAAGCTCCTGCCAATCGCCTACAACCAGCAACAAGTAGTGGATGCCTATGCTACTATCATCATACTGGGAGATCTGGAAGCAGACAAGGCGGCAGCTGTCGTATACGACAAGGCGCTGGCGAAAGGTCTGGTGTCTCAGCAAGTGCGTGACACAATGGTCGGTCAGGTCGAGGGTGCTTACAAGAACAATCCGGAAATTGCCCGCGACGAGGCTATCCGAAATTCCTCCTATGCAGCTATGCAGCTGATGCTGGCTGCCAAATCGAAAGGGTATGACACCTGCCCGATGGGAGGCTACGACAAAGCGAAGTTGATTGAAGCTTTGAACATCCCGCCTCGCTACATCCCGTCGCTGATGCTCACACTCGGCAAAGCGAGCGTGCAAGCACATCCGACCGAGCGTCTGAGCCTGGACGAGTTGGTTATTGAAAACAGCTTCTAA
- a CDS encoding TetR/AcrR family transcriptional regulator gives MSARPREFKDTAVIDAAMEVFWEHGFEGSSTEKLCERTGLGRGSLYNAFGSKQALYEKALERYQELGIEIQVDVLEQPGPVKDRLRALMVWGIDQDFDGAKRRGCLSINAAIERGVKDAEVARLVGGHVGRLEQALCHVIAVGQRSGEITSKRPALELSRSFLSSFYGLRVLGKIVEDRRVLEDIVEGTLAAL, from the coding sequence ATGAGCGCCAGACCTCGAGAATTCAAAGATACAGCCGTGATTGATGCAGCCATGGAAGTGTTCTGGGAGCATGGCTTCGAGGGCAGTTCCACGGAAAAATTATGCGAGCGGACAGGTCTCGGCCGGGGAAGCCTGTACAATGCGTTCGGCAGCAAGCAAGCGCTATACGAGAAGGCGTTGGAACGCTATCAGGAGCTGGGCATTGAAATCCAGGTGGATGTATTGGAACAGCCGGGACCAGTGAAAGACAGGCTGCGTGCCCTCATGGTGTGGGGGATCGACCAGGATTTCGATGGAGCAAAGCGGCGTGGCTGTCTCTCGATCAATGCAGCGATTGAGCGTGGAGTGAAGGACGCGGAGGTAGCACGTTTGGTGGGCGGTCATGTGGGACGACTCGAACAGGCGTTGTGCCATGTCATTGCAGTCGGTCAACGTTCAGGTGAGATTACCTCCAAGCGACCGGCCTTGGAGCTTTCCCGATCCTTTTTGAGCAGCTTTTACGGTCTGCGTGTACTGGGCAAGATCGTAGAGGATCGCCGTGTACTGGAGGATATCGTGGAAGGAACGCTGGCTGCTTTGTAA